The window GGTATTTGTGCTGAAAGTCAACAAAGACTTCTTAACATTCACTTGCTGCCCATTGGCTTTGCAATACGTCTCCAAATAGTCCTTGAGACAAGAGATTTCATGAAGGTTTACCATGGAGAACATAAGGCAGTCGTCCGCGAATAGAAGGTGGGTAATTGGAGCTGCTCTATTTTTCACTTTGATGCCTCTGATGTCGCCACCTTGTTCAGCCCTAGATAGGAGACAGCTGAGCGCATGGGAGCAAATGATGAAAATGGCAGGGGAGATCGGATCCCCTTGTCGAATGCCATGGATGGGGGTAATGTCAGATGACTCAATACCATTGTGAAGGAGTTTGTACTTTATCGAGGAAACACAACTCATGATCATTAGAACCACAGCCTCACAAAAACCCAGCCTGATCAACACCTGCTCAATAAAACCCCACTCAAGGCGATCATAAGATTTTTTCATGTCTAGCTTCAAAGCCACCATCATCTTTttgcctttcttcctcttctttataTAGTAAAAAATTTCATGAGCAGCGTATATATTATCTGATATCAATCTGTCCGGGACGAATGTCGATTGGAAAGGAGAGATAATGTGAGGGAGGATGCTCTTCAAGCGAACCGCAAGGATTTTTGTGATAACCTTAGTGGCAACATTACACAAACTGATCGGACGAAGTTGCTCAGCCATCTCTGGGGTATCCACCTTAGGAATAAGACAAAGATATGTTTTATTAATTGAAGGATGGAGCATACCTGTTTGGAAGAATTCTGTAACAAAGGCAGCAAGGTCTTCGTGAGTGAGGTCCCAATACCTTTGATAAAACACCGGAGGAAACCCATCTGGCCCTGGCGATTTTAGAGGCTGCATATCAAAGAGGGCTTCGCACGTGCAAATTAGGCACACGACAGAGGGAGGAGTTCATGTCTTCTTGAATCACAGGGGTAATACACTCCATTGTTCTTTGCAAAGCTTCCTGATCAATACTTTCAGTAGTAAAagcattttgaaaatgggaagATGTCTCTTGATTAAGCTCCAAATCATTAGAAGTCCAAGCCCCATTGCTCATTCGTAACTTCAAAACTCTGTtttgctgctgcctttgaagagTAGAGGCATGAAAGAATTTCGTATTCTAATCCCCACTTTGCAACCACAAAATCCGAGATTTCTGTGCCCATAAATCTGCTTCATGGGCTAGCTGTTCAATAAGCATTTTGGTAAGTTCAGCTTCCTTGGTACAGTTCTCAGAGGTAGGAGGACCATTTTGAAATCGAGAAATTTCAGCCTTCAATTCCTTGATTTTGCACTTTACCGAAGCATTTAACATTCCATTCCATAAAAACTGATTTGCAATTTGTTAGCTTTGATGTTAGAACTTCATGTTTGGTTCCTGTGGATTGAATTTTCCAAGCTGCTGAGGCTGTGTCCTTACAACCACTGTGGCGAAGCCACATACTCTCAAAGTGAAATGGCCACCTTCCTCTACAAATACCTCCCTCAGTATCAACAATCAAAGGAGAGTGGTCAGACCCTATAGCAACTCTAGAAAAAACAGCAGCATCTTGGAAATGACTTCTCCAAGAGAGATTAGCAAAGGCTCTGTCGAGTCTGATTTTTATATTTGAATCTCCCACCATTTTATTGGACCAAGTAAATAAAGGGCCATGGAAACCCAAGTCTGAAAGATTACAGTCATCCACCAATTGTCTAAAGGCCCCAACATCTCGAGCACCCACACAAGAACCTCCTTTCTTCTCATGCCAAGCAAGAAAGGAGTTGAAGCCACCGAGACAGATCCAATCATCATTTTGATTTCTGCCCAAATCCGAAATCTGATTCCAAACCTATTGATGTTGGCTTCGAACAGGAGCACCGTATACAAAAGTAATATAAAAAGGTTGAGAATTGTTGAAGGACACCCTGGTATCAATTATATGAAAATTTGCCAACAGGATTTCCATAGAGATGTACTACTGCCAGAGAATACAGAGGCCTCCAGATCGACCAAGAGCATCTACTGAGAAATTGGAGTGCATCCGAAGCTAATGTTGGATACGCCGAGCTTTCTTCGAGAGGCATTTAGTTTCCATTAGAAAAATTACATCAGGTCTATCCGAGTAGGAGAGGTGCAGCAGGGAATTCATAGTCAAGGGCCTCCCCGTCCCTTGACAATTTCAGCTTCGAATTTTTATTTCTGCCCGTGGAGCTACTCCCCAGCTTCCACGGGgttttccaataaaaaatgcTCAGCATGAAGAGACGAATCAAAGATTGCTAATGCAACATGGGATCTTCTAGCTCTCTTTGGTTTATCAAGGATCGACAAAGGATCAGCTGGGGTTTTGGTGTGAGGTGATTTTAATTGGCTTCTGGTTCTAACTGATAGGGAAGGTTTAATGGTGGTAAGTGTCTGAATGATGGGAGGGCTGATTAACTGAGTTTCAAGGAGGGATGTAGGAATAGGGGATGTTACCTGCACTTGGTTCTGATTGGGGGAGTTTCTTTCATCTGTGCTATGTGGCTTAACTGAATAGGTTGGGGTGGGCACAGAGTGGTTCAGTATGGGTTGGTTCAGTTCATGATGGCTCATATTCATGACCAAGTCGGTCGGTAGAGGAAGGATCGGGTTTGGTAACTGTGGGTATGACCCACCTGGGTTAAAGCCATGAGATTGAGGGGGAAAGGGATAAGCAAGTGAAGGGTGTGACCTTAATAGAGAAAGGTTCTCGAGGGTGGGGGGTGTGGTATTTGGGCCGTTGATAGGGGTAATGGATAGCTGGGATAAGATGGACAAAAGGTAATGTGACAGTTCATTATTGTATGATAGGTAATCTGGTGGGGGTGAGGTGACCGTGGATGAGGTGTGATGATTGGGAGAAGGAATTTGGAGAGAGGGGTTGATGGGGTTGTTATGCGCATGAGTCAAGGACAGGTATTGATGATAGGTGTCCTGTGATGGTTGGGTGGGAGGGGAAATTGGAGACACGAACAACTATCCTTGGTCTGTCATGTCAGGGGTTGTCCTCTGTCCTACGCAGAGGTGCAGAGGAGTGGGGTGGTGGTTGCTTCCACCTGTGGCAGGGGTATGGGGGTGGTTGTGGTCGGAAACCATGGAGTTGGGATTAGGTTGGGGTGCCGGTGACTGGTTCCGGTAAGTGGAGGATGAGGTATTGGGATTGCCCGAAGTGGTTTGGGTGGTAGGGGTATTGGTGTTGATGGGTGGGTGGGTAGATGGATGGGAAAGCAGATGGTAAGCCTTTGAGTCCTCAAACAAAACACATTGTGCCCTTTCTAAGCTTCTGGGGTCGGGGGGAATACCTCTCATGAAGGGGCCATATTGGTGGTGGATTTGCTCTGATTGATAGTTGGAGAGTGTGGCGGTGGAATACTTGACCAAGCAACGATTCTCTTCATGTCCTATAACACCACAGCAATATCAGAACAACGGAAGGCGCTCATATCTGATGATTGCATCACTATCAAGGCATGATCGACGCTTCACCATGATAGAGGTTCTTAGGGCTTTTGTAATGTCCAGCTTAACTCTGCATCTCAGATATTGAGTTTTTTCCCCTGCAATCAAAGTCTGAATGATCATTGCCTTGGTAGGAATCCTTATTTTCCTTGCTAGTTGAAAGCAGATTTCTGTGGAAATCAATTCATGTGGGAGAGATTGGAATTGAATCCAGAAATCAGCATAGCGAAATTCCCATTTGCCAGCGCTGTTCcatttttccaaaataataaGGTTCCCTGAAACAGCCCAGGGACCTTCCTCCATTACATTAGTTAGATCCCTAGGATGGTTGAACTTGAACATAAACTTCTAGTCTGCTAATGGGGATACCTCAACTCCCATCTTCAAGTTCCATCCTCCTATTAGAGCTTTGTTGATAGCCTGTCGACGGTAAGATTTCCCCGGAAGGATATACTCTACCAAAGTGTTATCCCAAGAGACCGCAATATCCTCCTCTGTTTCCTCATCGAGAACTAGGTCATCATCAGGATTTGGCGGTGGATCTGGAGAGGGTGGAGTTTCTCTAAGGGGAATAGGAGGAAGCGGTAGCAGGCGGTGGCTTTCCATCTCAGTGAGCTAGAGAAGAAAGATCACCGGAGAAGTAAGCCAGGAGAAAAGGCACGCAAAAAGCGGAAATTGTCAAAACCGAATCAGTTTCAAATCTAATTAAATGAAATCTAGAGAAGCAATAATCCAATTCAGAATGCATTAgttctttttttgatgaaagtgttatcacacaaaccacacaccaatcccaaaattGAGAATGGGCATTGTTGCAAGATCAAGCAAAGAGCTGAATGAGATAGATGCAGACCAACTAGTATACTTGATGGAGAACTGCCAATCGTAGTTGGTAGAGTGTGGAGTGTAAAAGCCTAGCCTACCAGCAGGTCTCGAGTTCAATCCTCTCGGTTTTTATTGGTCAGTTCGGTTGGGCTGAATTGATTTTGGGTTGATACTAGGCCAACCCAAAACAAACTTTTAAAGATGTTCAGTTTCAGTCCAATTTGGTCTAGTCTTGGTCGATTTGTAATCAGGCAACTATTGGGTTCGATCGGTCCGATTTCAAGTTCGATCCTCTTGGTTTTCGTCGGTTAGTTTGGTTGGGCTGAATTGGTTTTGGGTTGATACTAGGCCAACCCAGAACAAACTTTTAAGGAAGTTTCAGTTTCAGTCCAATGTGGTCTCGTCTTGATCGATTTGTAATCAGGCAACTACTAGGTTCGGTCGGTCCGGTTTCAATTTTACATTTATACATAAGAAAACCAATGGGAAAGTTCTGATTTTATTGAGTTGTAGGTTTGTTAGTAGGTTATTATCGGTCCGCCTaaattttttattgggtttggtcaGATTTTCGATCTCTATCGTAATAGATCGAaaattcggctcggatacggatcatatgtgatcggatccggataaTTCCTGGCTGAATAcaaatacctctaaacggattcggatgcagatcgaattaggatttttgaccatccgtttacatctctgcctcgtgtaacccaaaccttcctcctcctagcggatacaattcactctcaatccatatctcttagatcatgattctcttttcctcatattctagaactgttgaatcttcaaaaaccctcaaaatcattatttacttaaatttttattattaaggatttttatcggagtatttggatttttctcCGGATATCTTTAAACAAATACGGATGCAgattgaattcggattttcgattattCATTTACAACCCTACATAAAACCCCAACTGAAAACCAAATCAATAAGAATTCGATTCAATTAGTCCAAATCGGACCAGCCAATTTCAATCGATCCAACCGGTTTGGGCTGAACTTTGACAACCTTATAGGTtatgaatcgttatcctcttcTGTAATCGCACGGtgttgtactgcatcgtgcggcacaGCAAAGGCCATGTGGCATAGTGGACCCCACATGatacacatggcctctgcagctgtcgcacgatgcagtacaacaCGCGTAGTtcctgcataggataaaaattcacaGGTTATTCATACTCAGAAAATAGAGAGGTCAACGAAGAGAGAAAACTAAACTGTACGTGGAAGCCTTGAAGTTAAAGTGGAGAGGGCCGTGTGTGTGATATGGTATTCCATTTCCAAAGTCCAACCTGACGTGCTCTCAACTCTCAAATCTCCATAGTTTCCTACAAATCAAGCTATTGAACCGTCCGATTGGAATAAGATATGTGCCTAGTTTCAATTTTGATCATCCCGATGTGCCTTATTTATCATATGAGAGCCTCGTTATTGTCTCTCAGTCGATCATCGTTTTCGCGGGAAATACTTGAGCCGTAAAATGGAGAACCAAAGCAGTCGCCGGCGAACCGTTGGAGATGGGATACGTCGTTCTCCCCGTCTGTCACGAACCGCAAGCACAACAATGCCGGAGATTCCTCTTTTCAAGTTAAACTCCGGCAGAAAATCCGTCGACAAACCGAATTCCACGGCGCGAACTAGAATCAACAGCAGCAGCATCAAAGCTGGTGAAGAAAACAGAAATCCATCACCAGCAACGAGAATACCAATTCCAATTCCAGGAATCATCAAAAGGCCTCAATCTGAGAATCTCATCCTTAGTAATCCCGTCCGGAACTTGCAGCGTCAACGGAGTCCCGACATAGTAACGATAATTCCTATTCCAGGAATCATCAAAAAGCCTCAATCTGAGAATCTCATCATCAATATTCCCGTCCGGAACTTGCAGCGTCAACAGAGTCCCGACGTAGTAAAAAACATCGAGAAAGTGAAACCAAAGAGGACAGGATCAGTTTCTCCCTCAGCCTGGGCGTTATCTCCTGGAAGATCATCTTCCATCTTTTCGGTGCCGGAATCTCCAGATTCTTCGGGTCGAACAACGAAACAGAGCTCGAAAAGTGTTAACAGCGTTTTGAATTATTTCCGGCAGAAGAAGGCGTCTTCGATCCAAGAGGAATTGTTGCATCAACTACGTATTATGCATACGAGATTGCTTCAATGGAGATTCGCGAATGCTCGAGCTGAATCCACTTTAGCCGCTAATAAGCATTTTGCAGAGGTAAGCAAAGAAAAGCTATTTAATTTCTCTCTTGGAGTTGTGCTAGTATGACCGGTGGGAGGACGGAGATTCCATCCTTTTCCCATGCATGATTATTAGGCTTGTATGATTGAATGCGGGCCTTGGTGAGTTGGTGCAccgg is drawn from Telopea speciosissima isolate NSW1024214 ecotype Mountain lineage chromosome 1, Tspe_v1, whole genome shotgun sequence and contains these coding sequences:
- the LOC122653859 gene encoding QWRF motif-containing protein 7-like, with the protein product MENQSSRRRTVGDGIRRSPRLSRTASTTMPEIPLFKLNSGRKSVDKPNSTARTRINSSSIKAGEENRNPSPATRIPIPIPGIIKRPQSENLILSNPVRNLQRQRSPDIVTIIPIPGIIKKPQSENLIINIPVRNLQRQQSPDVVKNIEKVKPKRTGSVSPSAWALSPGRSSSIFSVPESPDSSGRTTKQSSKSVNSVLNYFRQKKASSIQEELLHQLRIMHTRLLQWRFANARAESTLAANKHFAEDKIFKVWLRIFHLRNSILEKRLHIEKLKHEIKIIQIIDPQVCIINEWEKIEKKNSEAVARIGRKLSASSTALPLINGAKADSDSVQNAMFTAMSVMESIEATIMKFISQVEEAASLASELVNTVEQERKELQELRKEIAIVASLEAKEESLKAHTIQAATQRIVEGNHLLSSIKLTDAWHENVKDKSIHQQRYRKGHFLRLYLSNVHHKDNLGHQS